From a region of the Trichoderma atroviride chromosome 6, complete sequence genome:
- a CDS encoding uncharacterized protein (TransMembrane:2 (i129-147o167-183i)), with amino-acid sequence MPPTTNSHGRSHSLLLLQRLLNLRDAASPLTLLLDNLEQPARPVISELMTRAKLAKTKIIFLSFSTLRKPREADVFIKATGKDLNAVSRELLSHYPAFQPAAIKDKTVQRAVVFIDSLNSLSSAATQSLAVFLSSIITPVVSIVGVYHVDVPVILPKSFNEYEPHPFALLNHLATAILTLSNLQQEIERQKARNRSVVEPEWGLKEDREGVLIGLTEKSKPEDQGGVVINMELRRRSGRAVDEKFILMPCSAAATKSGLGKLCLLTDHSMFKKPEAEQGEDGEEQPESTFNLGLTEKQRKDREGIVLPYFDAQTDIGAGEGGRILYEMGREDDFDDEEDEI; translated from the exons ATGCCCCCCACGACAAACTCACATGGCCGTTCTCACAGCCTGCTCTTGCTCCAGAGGCTTCTGAATCTTCGCGATGCCGCCAGCCCTCtgactcttcttctcgatAATCTTGAACAGCCCGCTCGTCCAGTAATCTCGGAGCTCATGACAAGAGCAAAG CTAGCGAAAACTaaaatcatcttcttgtccttttccacACTCCGCAAGCCTCGAGAAGCAGACGTCTTCATCAAAGCCACGGGAAAAGATTTGAACGCAGTGAGCCGAGAGCTACTGTCACATTATCCTGCATTTCAGCCAGCAgccatcaaagacaagaccGTCCAGA GAgccgtcgtcttcattgaCTCATTAAACTCGCTTTCATCGGCTGCTACTCAGTCACTGGCCGTATTTTTATCTAGCATCATCACACCGGTAGTTTCCATCGTGGGCGTATATCACGTCGACGTACCAGTCATTCTACCAAAATCCTTCAACGAATATGAACCTCACCCGTTTGCGCTGCTTAACCACCTGGCGACGGCCATCTTAACACTATCAAACCTACAGCAAGAAATCGAGCGGCAAAAGGCACGTAACAGGAGTGTCGTAGAGCCAGAATGGGGCCTCAAGGAAGATCGCGAGGGCGTCCTCATCGGCCTCACAGAAAAGAGCAAGCCTGAAGACCAGGGAGGTGTTGTCATCAACATGGAGCTACGAAGGAGGAGCGGAAGAGCCGTCGACGAAAAGTTTATTCTCATGCCATGCTCTGCAGCGGCGACAAAATCTGGCCTGGGCAAGCTTTGTCTTCTCACGGACCATTCCATGTTTAAGAAGCCCGAGGCAGAGCAGGGCGAAGACGGGGAAGAGCAGCCCGAGAGCACGTTTAATCTCGGCCTTACAGAGAAGCAGCGAAAGGACAGAGAGGGAATTGTGCTGCCATACTTTGATGCCCAGACAGACATTGGAGCCGGAGAGGGAGGCAGGATTTTATACGAGATGGGTAGAGAGGACGAtttcgacgacgaggaggatgagatATAA
- a CDS encoding uncharacterized protein (EggNog:ENOG41), protein MGVFDSVGTLLADIANIISDGQRILSLSDKRHWGQDEREQERALNSVLDEARKDFQELGPLVNGNGRSQYEHDRRHESMEELRAILGKFQALNERLKDWSRSGGPIDPTWVRETYTIKRELHRAQCRAAMRVFTSAREASQRCLGAFILQRKQRAPLRDAKAGIKPDETTLERYYKEELIACKAVGTFQRFGDQDIAFVCDFCDGHLVWEDLERMPTVRSSTRAVPPSSLSSPVSLLPNTSNWQASGVTNCGQHQKQVIFAPVAIANHIIPTHGDWEAKLLCPLCEEIGEQPQDEDDDEDPYRPDEEFDDVKSLQEHLEWQHGTATLPIGLPTTTTAENNCLVM, encoded by the exons ATGGGCGTCTTCGACTCGGTCGGGACACTGCTGGCAGACATAGCGAACATCATCTCCGACGGGCAGCGCATCCTGAGCCTTTCGGACAAGCGACATTGGGGGCAGGACGAGCGCGAGCAGGAGCGTGCGCTGAATTCGGTGCTGGACGAGGCGAGGAAGGACTTTCAAGAGCTTGGGCCGCTGGTCAATGGAAATGGGCGGTCGCAGTATGAGCACGATCGCAGAC ATGAGTCGATGGAAGAGCTGCGAGCGATTCTTGGCAAGTTTCAGGCATTAAACGAAAGGCTAAAGGACTGGAGCCGATCTGGAGGACCTATTGACCCCACCTGGGTGCGCGAGACATACACGATAAAACGAGAACTACATCGAGCTCAATGCCGAGCAGCAATGCGAGTGTTCACATCCGCGCGGGAAGCCTCACAACGGTGTCTGGGTGCCTTTATCTTACAGCGGAAACAGCGGGCTCCTCTCCGCGACGCCAAGGCCGGAATTAAGCCAGATGAAACGACACTCGAGAGATATTATAAAGAAGAGCTTATTGCGTGTAAGGCTGTGGGGACATTTCAGCGATTTGGAGATCAAGATATTGCGTTTGTTTGCGACTTTTGTGATGGACATTTAGTATGGGAGGATTTGGAGCGCATGCCAACGGTGCGATCGTCTACCCGAGCAGTCCCGCCAAGTTCATTAAGCTCGCCAGTATCATTATTACCAAACACGTCAAATTGGCAGGCATCGGGCGTGACAAATTGCGGCCAGCATCAGAAGCAGGTCATCTTTGCTCCAGTGGCTATTGCAAACCACATTATACCGACTCATGGAGACTGGGAGGCCAAATTGCTTTGCCCGCTTTGCGAGGAAATCGGGGAACAGCCGcaggacgaagacgacgatgaggatcCGTATCGCCCCGATGAAGAATTTGACGACGTGAAATCTTTACAAGAGCACCTTGAATGGCAGCATGGAACGGCTACATTACCGATTGGATTaccaacgacgacgacagcagaGAACAACTGTCTGGTCATGTGA
- a CDS encoding uncharacterized protein (TransMembrane:1 (i31-49o)), with product MGEISSRLRDDSKKYRRAAVRINWELMLKQYGPFAGLGFFILIFIYWRFF from the coding sequence ATGGGCGAGATTAGCAGCCGCTTGAGGGATGATAGCAAGAAATATCGGAGGGCTGCTGTGCGCATCAACTGGGAGCTGATGTTGAAGCAGTATGGACCCTTTGCGGGACTGGGCTTTTTCATCCTGATTTTCATCTACTGGCGGTTCTTCTAA
- a CDS encoding uncharacterized protein (EggNog:ENOG41~TransMembrane:5 (o29-48i402-422o428-447i493-512o518-544i)) → MSDTAAAQRPAGQAGRRQEESSGFGMGKIIAAIAVYFGVNAGLSFYLAKEQTGKVVTHPETGASITVPDNLGSIPPYQLRPKRLDEGATYRPIPKTIAPIWAQDSYLDIIVTISPSFNPAPLSSVPAEYVVLDEKRFHMNNKTDKRSIDTTFKVPETVQHNGTLWGHFYVGLADSVLDPHLPNYDPGRAYHVVHPLTQYLGKKKFVQKRNLLEDLPTREPEPVEEDASGPIIANYYHQNASFSLVPGLGVKDLDSIHPALKTFLRLEATGARDGSGQNGWYYPPLFVNTFWQLKAHMTLLNDTVKELPLHIDLNNMPSWQFYAMAAIELNSKENARQAALGNPVPGGGDGSEIEMIKEIFIDTNPILLGITAFASIAHMILETLAFGSDIAHYRKKKDNVGISVRSILANVFMQTVIFLYLLDNSQNTSWMILGTQVIGIVIEFWKITTVVNVRLRETAPGSVIPYWFVFEDKHKLTETEEKTKEYDEIAFKYMYMLAVPLLIAYGIYSLIYESHKSWYSFVITTLVGSVYTYGFLMMIPSLYINYRLKSVAHMPAKAMMYKFLNTFIDDLFAFTIKMPILHRLATFRDDVIFFIYLYQRWAYRIDYTRVNEFGQGGDDDEPEVKKDAKDAIADAAEEKNEATATGAEAKKATKRR, encoded by the exons ATGTCCGACACAGCTGCTGCGCAGAGGCCCGCGGGCCAGGCGGGACGGCGCCAAGAGGAGAGCAGT GGCTTTGGCATGGGCAAAATCATCGCGGCCATTGCCGTCTACTTTGGCGTCAATGCCGGCCTCAGCTTCTACCTGGCAAAGGAACAGACCGGCAAGGTCGTCACGCATCCCGAAACCGGGGCGTCCATCACCGTTCCAGACAATCTGGGCAGCATCCCGCCTTACCAGCTTCGACCGAAACGCCTGGACGAGGGGGCCACGTACAGACCCATTCCCAAGACCATTGCTCCCATCTGGGCGCAGGACAGCTACCTGGATATCATCGTTACAATCTCGCCCTCGTTCAACCCGGCGCCTCTTTCTTCGGTGCCGGCGGAGTATGTCGTGCTGGACGAGAAGAGGTTTCACATGAACAACAAGACGGACAAGCGGTCAATCGATACTACCTTCAAGGTGCCGGAAACGGTGCAGCACAATGGCACGCTATGGGGCCACTTCTACGTTGGTCTTGCGGACAGCGTCCTGGATCCCCATCTGCCCAACTACGACCCTGGACGAGCGTACCACGTTGTGCATCCCCTCACCCAGTATttgggaaagaagaagtttGTGCAGAAGAGGAATTTGCTGGAAGACCTTCCCACTCGTGAGCCAGAGCCCGTGGAAGAGGATGCTTCAGGTCCCATCATTGCCAACTACTATCACCAAAATGCTAGTTTCTCCCTGGTACCTGGTTTGGGCGTCAAGGATTTGGATTCTATCCATCCTGCGCTGAAGACGTTCCTTCGTCTTGAGGCAACTGGTGCTCGCGACGGCTCGGGCCAAAACGGATGGTATT ACCCGCCACTGTTTGTCAACACATTTTGGCAATTGAAAGCCCACATGACCCTTCTAAACGACACCGTTAAAGAGCTGCCCCTTCACATTGATCTCAACAACATGCCCAGCTGGCAGTTCTATGCTATGGCTGCCATTGAGCTCAACTCCAAAGAGAATGCTCGTCAGGCTGCTCTCGGCAACCCTGTTCCCGGCGGTGGCGATGGATCCGAGATTGAAATGATCAAGGAAATCTTCATTGACACCAACCCCATCCTCCTCGGCATCACGGCCTTTGCAAGTATTGCCCACATGATTCTGGAGACCCTTGCCTTTGGCTCAGACATTGCGCACTaccgcaagaagaaggacaacGTTGGCATTTCGGTCCGATCAATCCTGGCCAACGTGTTTATGCAGACAGTCATCTTCCTGTATCTCCTTGACAACTCTCAAAACACGAGCTGGATGATTCTCGGTACGCAAGTGATCGGCATCGTCATTGAATTCTGGAAGATCACTACCGTTGTCAACGTTCGTCTCCGAGAAACTGCTCCGGGCTCTGTTATCCCATACTGGTTTGTATTCGAAGATAAACACAAGCTCACCGAAACCGAGGAGAAGACCAAGGAGTATGACGAGATTGCTttcaagtacatgtacatgctCGCTGTGCCTCTGCTGATTGCTTACGGCATCTACTCGCTCATCTACGAGTCCCACAAGTCGTGGTACTCGTTTGTCATCACGACTCTTGTCGGGTCCGTCTATACTTATGGTTTCCTGATGATGATTCCCTCGCTGTACATCAACTACCGACTCAAGAGCGTTGCACACATGCCCGCCAAGGCCATGATGTACAAGTTCTTGAACACCTTTATTGACGACTTGTTTGCCTTCACCATCAAGATGCCTATCCTGCATCGACTGGCGACATTCCGTGACgacgtcatcttcttcatctacCTCTACCAGCGCTGGGCCTACAGGATCGACTATACTCGTGTCAACGAGTTTGGCCAGGgtggcgacgatgacgagccCGAGGTCAAGAAGGATGCCAAGGATGCTATTGCAGATGCggctgaagaaaagaacgAGGCTACAGCTACTGGGGCGGAAGCTAAAAAGGCCACCAAGAGGcgatga
- a CDS encoding uncharacterized protein (BUSCO:EOG092D2TS7), protein MRRHDLRLEHLTRAVRQPQCAASIRPITALRPLPLKSCPCAYSRQQRFYSGKAAENHQAEPPNRAFGAGTNDTIYALSTAQGKAGIAVIRISGPSCLDIYRALCPSKALPRPRYASVRSLLDPQHSGSRRGVLDPEALVLFFPCPKTVTGEDVLELHIHGGPATVKAVLAAIPQCSSKYRIRYAEPGEFTKRAFLNDRLDLARVESLGDILSAETEQQRRAAVRGNSGALARTYESWREELLLARGEIEALIDFSEDQHFDESPTDLLHNVAKLVDNILQGIHLHEQGGQRSELLRSGIRIALLGPPNVGKSSLMNLIVGREASIVSGEAGTTRDVVEASLDIRGYLCSFADTAGFRSSHPLGPSGPVGAVELEGIRRAKQKAQESDIVVVLASVESGPSGPFILYDQQTLDIAAAAEAQLIVINKRDVAEPGEFGRLLDQFRQRLGEKDPRLGSVQLAAVSCKEASQTSSPAARNKDPGGIHALTEALVSTFSQMTEMPVDLQDLLGVTARQAQLLARCRAHLEDFMAEARPEEGEDHHPGVEADAVLAAEFLRYAADCLARITGKGEAGDVEDVLGVVFEKFCVGK, encoded by the exons ATGCGCCGCCACGATTTACGACTGGAACACTTGACTCGCGCCGTGAGACAGCCTCAATGTGCTGCTTCGATCCGGCCCATCACAGCATTGAGACCGCTGCCATTGAAATCATGTCCCTGTGCATATAGTCGTCAACAGAGATTCTATTCAGGAAAAGCCGCTGAAAATCATCAAGCTGAACCGCCCAACAGAGCATTTGGTGCGGGCACCAATGACACCATTTATGCACTTTCGACAGCCCAGGGCAAGGCGGGCATAGCTGTAATTCGCATCTCAGGGCCATCATGTTTGGAT ATATACAGAGCGCTATGCCCCTCCAAAGCACTACCAAGGCCTAGATATGCCTCTGTGAGGTCGCTGTTGGACCCTCAGCACTCAGGGTCACGTCGAGGAGTATTAGATCCAGAGGCATTggtcctcttctttccttgtccaAAAACCGTAACTGGAGAAGAtgtgctggagctgcatATCCATGGCGGACCAGCCACTGTCAAGGCGGTTCTGGCAGCTATTCCACAGTGCTCCTCAAAGTATAGGATTCGATACGCCGAACCAGGAGAATTCACAAAGAGGGCCTTTTTGAATGATCGTTTGGATCTCGCACGGGTAGAATCTCTTGGTGATATCCTTTCTGCAGAgacggagcagcagcggcgcgcAGCAGTCAGAGGAAATTCGGGGGCCTTGGCTCGTACCTATGAGAGCTGGAGGGAAGAGCTCCTCCTTGCGCGGGGGGAGATTGAGGCGCTGATTGACTTTTCCGAGGATCAGCATTTTGACGAATCGCCCACGGATTTGCTCCACAACGTGGCAAAGCTGGTGGACAATATCCTTCAAGGCATTCATCTGCACGAACAGGGCGGCCAGAGAAGCGAACTTTTGAGGAGCGGCATCAGGATTGCGCTCCTAGGCCCGCCGAATGTTGGGAAAAGTTCGCTCATGAATTTGATTGTCGGTCGCGAGGCTTCGATTGTGTCCGGCGAGGCTGGTACCACCCGAGATGTTGTCGAGGCCAGCCTCGATATTCGAGGCTATCTCTGTTCTTTCGCGGATACTGCCGGATTTAGGTCGAGCCATCCTTTGGGGCCATCCGGTCCGGTTGGAGCCGTCGAGCTGGAGGGAATCCGCCGGgcgaagcaaaaggcccAAGAATCCGACATTGTCGTCGTCCTGGCATCGGTCGAGAGTGGCCCGTCGGGGCCGTTCATCCTGTACGACCAGCAGACGCTGGACATTGCTGCCGCGGCAGAAGCCCAGCTGATTGTGATAAACAAGAGAGACGTCGCCGAACCAGGCGAGTTTGGTCGGCTCCTCGACCAGTTTCGCCAAAGATTAGGCGAGAAGGATCCCAGGCTAGGATCAGTTCAACTAGCCGCAGTGTCATGCAAGGAGGCCAGCCAAACGAGCTCCCCAGCGGCGCGGAACAAGGATCCGGGAGGGATTCATGCATTGACAGAGGCTCTGGTCAGCACCTTTTCGCAAATGACTGAGATGCCCGTGGACCTGCAGGATCTGCTTGGTGTGACAGCTCGCCAGGCACAGCTCCTGGCCAGGTGCAGGGCCCATCTGGAGGACTTTATGGCAGAGGCGCGGCcggaagagggcgaggatcACCATCCAGGAGTGGAAGCCGATGCTGTGTTGGCGGCTGAGTTTCTGCGGTATGCGGCAGACTGCCTGGCGCGCATCACTGGCAAGGGGGAGGCTGGTGATGTAGAAGATGTTCTTGGGGTGGTGTTTGAGAA GTTTTGCGTTGGAAAATAA
- a CDS encoding uncharacterized protein (EggNog:ENOG41) — protein MISRLRVALTHDIKLEYARGSSCNRREDQQPNFKSDLDKVNFQLRNTIVRLQFDFGGQANYGTGFFINLPSTKYDVILTAGHNLVNEERVRAKNLTVIYHGNRKEKVTEFKICPRYEEFLGTNPRPPTHVNYDYGVILLPKDEGQADKRLGLGLDLSLNIDPSLQGLRDAFVSGYGDGVGSMTLRTCFSPLKGLGNKIEYYLESKEQGMSGSPIWVTHDGQMTVIGIHNTTPEKKGARGIGTRITEEVFRTLCLWTQSGFFDRRFCAPGGKTKPHNTYLSFSQNGDSASVFLGSSSAAADKDNLTFDIIPAYVFPKWANRSPLYAFKCRKPPSCGDGKKCWVEWQPAHQQAVLVDTLKDIHFVRLIQRPRLKAARYFLLLPDKPKDGGDGQELRLYDHGRDQDDDVGKTEFAGVSFGDFKERGIVGSRTFMIE, from the exons ATGATCAGCCGACTGAGGGTTGCGTTGACCCATGATATCAAGCTCGAGTACGCCAGGGGGTCCTCGTGTAACCGCCGTGAAGATCAGCAACCCAACTTCAAAAGTGATTTAGACAAGGTCAATTTCCAGCTTAGGAATACCATCGTTAGGCTTCAATTTGACTTTGGCG GACAGGCAAACTACGGCACGGGCTTTTTCATCAATCTACCTTCCACCAAGTACGATGTTATCCTGACAGCAGGTCATAATCTCGTCAACGAGGAGAGAGTCAGAGCCAAGAATCTGACAGTCATCTACCATGGCAACCGCAAAGAGAAGGTGACTGAATTCAAGATCTGTCCCCGGTATGAGGAGTTTCTTGGAACGAACCCCAGGCCACCCACCCACGTCAATTATGATTACGGTGTCATTTTGCTACCAAAGGACGAGGGCCAGGCAGATAAGAGGCTGGGCCTAGGATTGGATCTTAGCCTCAATATTGACCCCTCTTTACAGGGCTTGAGGGATGCATTCGTCAGCGGCTACGGAGATGGGGTTGGCAGTATGACTCTTCGAACGTGCTTCAGTCCCCTCAAAGGATTGGGAAACAAGATTGAATACTACCTGGAGTCGAAAGAACAGGGCATGAGTGGATCACCTATTTGGGTGACACACGATGGTCAGATGACTGTTATTGGAATTCA TAATACGACTCCCGAAAAGAAAGGTGCAAGAGGCATAGGAACAAGGATCACTGAAGAAGTGTTCCGTACGCTGTGCCTCTGGACACAATCAGGTTTCTTCGATAGACGATTTTGCGCTCCCGGCGGGAAAACCAAACCACACAACACGTACCTGTCCTTTTCTCAGAATGGAGACTCTGCCAGTGTGTTTCTGGGGTCCTCCTCTGCGGCCGCCGATAAAGACAACCTGACGTTCGATATTATACCAGCATACGTCTTTCCCAAATGGGCAAACAGATCTCCCCTTTACGCATTCAAGTGCCGCAAGCCACCTTCCTGTGGTGATGGGAAGAAATGCTGGGTTGAGTGGCAACCAGCCCATCAACAAGCTGTACTGGTCGACACTCTGAAGGATATACACTTTGTTAGGCTTATCCAGCGGCCAAGACTTAAAGCAGCGAGatattttcttctccttccagACAAACCCAAAGACGGGGGAGATGGTCAGGAGCTAAGATTATATGACCATGGCCGAgaccaagatgatgacgTTGGTAAGACAGAGTTTGCGGGAGTGTCCTTTGGAGACTTCAAAGAGCGCGGCATTGTTGGA AGCCGGACATTCATGATTGAATAA
- a CDS encoding uncharacterized protein (EggNog:ENOG41), whose translation MDRLQEIIRFLTAAGGTPSRDGNNTHFTFVEQGSVRMRTWTGSELIDNELIADEVRPGTSAPIVNGSHKRIFVVHKDNSIKCFIDPLGDGDQVEEDEIDDDAPWKEEDIAGVDTQVHPQSQLAVSYDRNTVFVFNQKPDGTLGCLNEYNNQWKDVKLPAVAALDGTPLATCNTNYAVFLFYISTDGTVRYLENREGKWNDVFFSAAKILDPKAERPGSAFRLTVAEDRQPFERIRPLVFCLHNDDLSIIKCRSKKLDTIGRVEGTEFVPCLGNRERNKYYFWSPYPFYTMIKRRGKDLAQATISKGLWKQYVKRSYPQQESSATKHLDGLQEPFVDNRGAPMVNNNKTSATVSLEITNAQAIISPQTSEQKKTPSDPSARSSIFVGFSSIGNPLNAIRRRFFGTGQNEDATEEDTSENIESNHADIADILPQENEPELNQREGGAIELNGLETNASETKEGGPKEAEHQELRDDENNIHGTDAEEALVGQDRPEDGLEEADSEGTVEENGSEGTLSEAAETAPSELEADIEENQSPKVQAEEAQNEELEDEEFEEEEFEEEEEEEGEEEELENEEAQNEEIQPEEPQSEEHQSEEVERQELENELLEKDREIQPIDIQPSDIQPTEIQPIDIQPGEVQPIDIQPIDIQPIDIQAIDIQPTKIQPIVIQPGEVQPIDIQPIDIQAIDIQPTKIQPIDIQPGEVQPIVIQPIEIQPGDVQPGDVQPGDVQPGEVQTRSIEAEETQTNSPYTTYAQRNDAEPEECKSKVSNIGDLEPKEQETKNVRGREPESEPASETAQVPNTKTYTTNSTFKPPAAESSTTIGNGREANSVPSGLKYPDPKAPKNTESPIIDKGKGLATTDTPISNGSTPFSNGSSFNTPQDIQEDINGFIRNAGLGLFFPKNSSYVPTVANNAFESKSNPDNLLNRDKDIRATTRLNLYQPVLYCDDSTSMKASSRVRGQKDRTRVDDQKDMVRRVTRISTSLVPPGHGTSLQFINHVRDIHDNKLSQRQVKAIMNSVKPTGHTKIGTNLKRKILQPLIYDVINNKEQIERPILVSCITDGCPSHEPVDQFKETILECVRILKENGYPPSTIRFQVSQIGNSSSAGKYLKQLQDDADLNGVLYCTAQRLDEQFEEFRHNEQNLERWLLRTLLEPIMGEAINSLNL comes from the exons ATGGACAGGCTGCAGGAGATTATTCGCTTCCTCACGGCTGCCGGTGGAACGCCCTCAAGGGATGGCAATAACACGCATTTTACCTTCGTGGAGCAAGGTTCTGTTCGCATGCGGACATGGACTGGATCTGAACTTATCGACAATGAGTTGATCGCTGATGAGGTCAGGCCGGGTACCTCAGCACCAATTGTTAACGGCAGTCATAAG AGAATATTTGTCGTTCATAAAGATAACTCGATCAAATGCTTTATAGATCCTCTTGGAGACGGTGACCAagtcgaagaagacgagataGACGATGATGCCCcctggaaagaagaagatattgCCGGTGTGGATACTCAGGTCCACCCACAAAGTCAACTTGCTGTTTCTTATGACAGAAACACCGTCTTTGTCTTTAACCAGAAGCCAGATGGTACTCTCGGTTGCCTCAATGAGTACAATAACCAGTGGAAAGACGTCAAACTCCCAGCTGTGGCTGCACTTGACGGAACTCCACTGGCTACTTGCAATACCAACTACGCCGTGTTTTTATTCTACATTAGCACGGATGGGACTGTTCGCTATCTGGAGAACAGAGAAGGCAAATGGAATG ATGTATTCTTCTCGGCCGCCAAGATACTCGATCCAAAAGCAGAGCGACCTGGCTCAGCCTTCAGACTGACTGTTGCCGAGGATAGACAGCCATTTGAACGCATTAGACCATTGGTCTTTTGTCTTCACAATGATGATCTCTCTATAATTAAATGTCGCAGCAAGAAATTGGATACTATAGGGAGAGTAGAAGGTACAGAGTTCGTACCTTGTCTTGGTAATAGGGAGCGCAACAAGTACTACTTCTGGAGCCCGTACCCTTTTTACACCATGATTAAGCGGAGGGGCAAGGATTTAGCTCAAGCTACTATATCGAAAGGGCTTTGGAAACAATACGTTAAGCGCTCATATCCTCAGCAAGAGTCAAGTGCAACGAAGCATCTTGATGGACTCCAAGAGCCCTTTGTCGACAACCGTGGCGCTCCAATGGTGAATAACAACAAGACTTCAGCTACTGTGAGCCTTGAGATCACCAATGCCCAAGCTATAATATCGCCACAGACATCGGAGCAGAAGAAAACTCCGAGCGACCCTTCGGCACGAAGCTCCATTTTCGTTGGGTTCAGCAGTATTGGTAACCCTCTGAATGCTATCAGGCGGAGATTCTTCGGCACCGGACAGAATGAAGATGCAACTGAAGAG GATACTTCAGAAAATATCGAATCAAACCATGCCGACATCGCAGATATTCTTCCCCAAGAAAATGAACCCGAATTGAACCAGAGGGAAGGTGGCGCGATTGAATTAAATGGATTAGAAACAAACGCATCCGAAACTAAAGAAGGTGGACCAAAAGAGGCTGAGCACCAGGAACTCAGAGATGACGAGAACAATATCCATGGAACTGATGCAGAAGAGGCTTTAGTTGGACAAGATCGGCCAGAAGATGGGTtagaagaagctgattcGGAAGGTACAGTAGAAGAAAATGGCTCAGAGGGAACTCTTTCGGAAGCAGCGGAAACAGCTCCTTCTGAACTTGAAGCTGATATTGAAGAGAATCAATCCCCCAAAGTTCAAGCCGAGGAAGCTCAAAacgaagagcttgaagacgaagaatttgaagaggaagagtttgaagaggaagaggaagaggaaggggaagaggaagagcttgaaaacGAAGAGGCTCAAAACGAAGAGATTCAACCTGAGGAACCTCAAAGTGAAGAACATCAAAGTGAAGAGGTTGAAAGGCAAGAGCTTGAGAACGAACTCCTTGAAAAGGATAGAGAGATTCAACCTATCGACATTCAACCCAGCGACATTCAACCCACCGAGATCCAACCTATTGACATTCAACCTGGCGAAGTCCAACCTATCGACATTCAACCTATCGACATTCAACCTATCGACATTCAAGCTATTGACATTCAACCCACCAAGATCCAACCTATCGTCATTCAACCTGGCGAAGTCCAACCTATCGACATTCAACCTATCGACATTCAAGCTATTGACATTCAACCCACCAAGATCCAACCTATCGACATTCAACCTGGCGAAGTCCAACCTATCGTCATTCAACCCATTGAGATCCAACCTGGCGATGTCCAACCTGGCGATGTCCAACCTGGCGATGTCCAACCTGGCGAAGTTCAAACAAGGAGTATTGAAGCCGAAGAAACTCAAACTAACAGTCCTTATACTACATATGCTCAAAGAAACGACGCTGAACCGGAAGAATGCAAATCCAAAGTATCCAATATTGGAGATCTTGAACCcaaagaacaagaaacaaagaacgTCAGAGGGAGAGAACCCGAGTCAGAACCCGCATCAGAAACGGCCCAAGTGCCTAATACGAAAACATATACTACGAATTCTACCTTCAAACCACCCGCCGCGGAATCATCTACCACAATAGGAAACGGACGAGAAGCTAATAGTGTTCCATCTGGTCTCAAATACCCTGATCCAAAAGCACCTAAGAACACCGAAAGTCCAATCATTGATAAAGGAAAAGGCCTTGCTACAACTGATACGCCTATTTCGAATGGATCTACGCCTTTTTCGAATGGATCAAGTTTCAACACGCCGCAAGATATTCAGGAAGACATAAATGGATTCATCAGAAATGCCGGTCTTGGCTTATTCTTCCCAAAGAATTCTTCCTATGTTCCTACCGTGGCTAATAACGCATTCGAGTCCAAAAGTAACCCAGACAATTTACTTAATCGAGATAAAGACATTCGAGCCACTACAAGACTTAACCTCTATCAGCCTGTGCTCTACTGCG ACGATAGCACTTCTATGAAAGCTAGCAGCCGAGTTCGTGGCCAGAAAGATCGCACCCGAGTTGACGACCAGAAGGACATGGTTCGTCGAGTCACTAGAATTTCTACTTCCCTGGTACCTCCAGGCCATGGAACGAGCTTACAGTTCATTAACCATGTCCGCGATATACACGACAATAAACTAAGTCAGCGACAAGTTAAGGCTATTATGAATTCGGTGAAGCCCACTGGCCATACGAAGATCGGTACCAatttgaagagaaagattcTTCAACCCCTAATTTATGATGTTATCAACAACAAAGAGCAAATTGAACGACCAATTCTCGTTTCTTGTATTACAGATGGCTGCCCCAGTCACGAACCGGTCGACCAGTTTAAGGAGACGATTTTAGAATGCGTTCGAATTCTCAAAGAAAACGGCTATCCACCCTCAA CCATTCGATTCCAGGTCAGCCAAATTGGCAATTCATCTAGTGCTGGTAAATACCTCAAACAGCTTCAAGACGATGCTGATCTTAACGGAGTGCTCTATTGCACAGCTC AGCGCCTTGATGAGCAATTTGAAGAATTTAGACATAATGAACAGAACCTTGAACGTTGG CTTTTGCGCACGCTCTTGGAGCCGATAATGGGTGAAGCTATTAACAGCTTGAATTTGTAA